From a single Arthrobacter sp. SLBN-112 genomic region:
- a CDS encoding FadR/GntR family transcriptional regulator — translation MSVESAAATAKISAALGSLGQGSVVSEVAERLLAFFTSGDIAPGTRLPAERTLAASLGVGRSAVREALAALEILGIVVVRPGSGTYLRDGISELLPRTLSWGLMLGAPRTRELVELRSGLEVQAAQLAADRITDEALERMRGNLDTMAGTLDDLGAFVEADAAFHREIAAASGNQVLQELLQSIRSLLRIWVDRALTDEGHAAAALKEHTKIYEALAASDVEAVTATMSSHMQTASRRLLAGLDASQ, via the coding sequence GTGTCCGTAGAATCCGCCGCCGCGACGGCCAAGATCAGCGCCGCCCTCGGTTCCCTGGGGCAGGGCTCGGTGGTGTCGGAAGTCGCGGAGCGCCTGCTGGCCTTCTTCACCAGCGGAGACATCGCACCGGGCACCAGGCTTCCGGCAGAGCGGACGCTCGCTGCCTCTCTGGGGGTCGGCCGCTCAGCCGTCCGTGAGGCGCTCGCAGCCCTGGAGATACTCGGGATCGTGGTGGTCCGCCCTGGCTCCGGCACCTATCTGCGTGACGGCATCTCCGAACTCCTGCCGCGGACGCTGAGCTGGGGCCTGATGCTGGGCGCGCCCCGCACGCGGGAACTCGTCGAACTGCGCAGCGGCCTCGAAGTCCAGGCCGCCCAACTGGCCGCGGACCGCATCACCGACGAGGCGCTCGAGCGCATGCGGGGGAACCTTGACACCATGGCCGGGACCTTGGACGACCTGGGGGCGTTCGTCGAGGCGGATGCCGCCTTCCATCGTGAGATCGCGGCGGCTTCCGGCAACCAGGTCCTGCAGGAACTCCTGCAGAGCATCCGCTCACTGCTCCGGATCTGGGTGGATAGGGCCCTCACGGACGAAGGGCATGCCGCGGCGGCCCTCAAGGAGCACACCAAAATCTACGAGGCTTTGGCCGCCAGTGACGTGGAGGCGGTCACGGCGACCATGAGCTCACACATGCAAACCGCGTCCCGGCGGCTGCTGGCCGGCCTCGACGCTTCGCAGTAG
- a CDS encoding triose-phosphate isomerase family protein — protein sequence MSLPAKKPKAIIGVSLKMYFGYARSVDYCRNVAAIAFAHPAVQSGDIELFILPILPALPEAARILGPAGAASGAQDIFWEDEGAYTGEVGGKTIAELGGRYAEVGHAERRRIFGEDDRVIGLKTAAAYRNGLTPVLCVGELHRGSVEEAIAQCSAEISAALNRASSLVPAGRTIVAYEPQWAIGAPEPATPGYISAIINGLDAHLRSLPGQENSRVIYGGSAGPGLIPQLDHAVAGLFLGRFAHDPKALKAILDEAAARPAAVEVAV from the coding sequence GTGTCACTTCCTGCTAAGAAGCCCAAGGCCATCATCGGCGTCAGCCTGAAGATGTACTTCGGCTACGCCCGCTCGGTGGACTACTGCCGCAACGTGGCTGCCATCGCTTTCGCCCACCCGGCGGTGCAGAGCGGGGACATCGAGCTGTTCATCCTGCCCATCCTCCCGGCACTGCCGGAGGCCGCCCGGATCCTGGGCCCCGCCGGCGCTGCCAGCGGAGCGCAGGACATCTTCTGGGAAGACGAAGGCGCCTACACCGGCGAAGTCGGCGGCAAGACGATCGCCGAACTGGGCGGCCGCTATGCCGAGGTGGGTCACGCCGAACGCCGCCGCATCTTCGGCGAGGATGACCGGGTCATCGGCCTGAAGACCGCGGCCGCCTACCGCAACGGCCTGACCCCCGTCCTCTGCGTCGGGGAACTCCACCGGGGCTCCGTGGAGGAAGCCATCGCACAGTGCTCCGCGGAGATCAGCGCTGCACTTAACCGCGCTTCGTCCCTGGTTCCCGCGGGCCGGACCATCGTGGCGTACGAGCCGCAGTGGGCCATCGGCGCCCCGGAACCAGCCACCCCCGGTTACATCAGCGCGATCATCAATGGCCTGGACGCGCACCTGCGCAGCCTGCCGGGACAGGAAAACAGCCGGGTGATCTACGGCGGCAGCGCCGGCCCCGGCCTGATCCCCCAGCTGGATCACGCCGTCGCCGGCCTGTTCCTGGGCCGCTTTGCCCACGACCCGAAGGCACTGAAGGCCATCCTGGACGAGGCCGCCGCCAGGCCCGCCGCAGTGGAGGTGGCGGTATGA
- a CDS encoding sugar phosphate isomerase/epimerase family protein translates to MTSRIGLSSYAFFWQLSDKVSEPLSIHQALERTADLGVDLFQVCDYAPLEAMTDGELQAVRSTADRLGIDLELGTKGIRPDHLRRFLHIAAILGSPLLRTMFNVPGHTPATEEAVAIFTEVLPQFEAAGVKIAVETYEQVPTSRVLDVVRGVDSPYLGICSDPANTVAALEMPREVIDAVAPHVLNMHIKDFAFSRKDGWVGFTYSGAPLGEGLLDYTYMVEKIRPHERNINQILEHWLPWQDSEAETIRLENQWTRQSIEFLRSK, encoded by the coding sequence ATGACCTCGCGGATCGGCCTGAGCAGCTACGCGTTCTTCTGGCAGCTCTCGGACAAGGTCTCGGAGCCGTTGAGCATCCACCAGGCGCTCGAGCGGACCGCGGACCTGGGCGTGGACCTGTTCCAGGTCTGCGACTACGCCCCGCTGGAAGCCATGACGGATGGTGAACTCCAGGCCGTGCGGAGCACCGCAGACCGGCTCGGCATCGACCTGGAGCTGGGCACCAAGGGCATCCGCCCGGATCACCTGCGCAGGTTCCTGCACATCGCCGCGATCCTCGGCTCGCCGTTGCTGCGGACCATGTTCAACGTCCCGGGCCACACCCCCGCCACGGAGGAAGCGGTGGCCATCTTCACGGAGGTGCTGCCGCAGTTCGAGGCGGCCGGGGTGAAGATCGCGGTGGAAACCTACGAACAGGTGCCCACGTCCCGGGTCCTGGACGTGGTCCGCGGCGTGGACAGCCCGTACCTGGGGATCTGCAGCGACCCCGCCAACACCGTCGCGGCGCTGGAGATGCCGCGTGAGGTGATTGACGCCGTCGCGCCCCATGTCCTGAACATGCACATCAAGGACTTTGCCTTCAGCCGCAAGGACGGGTGGGTGGGCTTCACATACTCGGGCGCACCCCTTGGCGAGGGTCTGCTCGACTACACGTACATGGTCGAAAAAATCCGGCCGCACGAAAGAAACATCAACCAGATTCTCGAACACTGGCTGCCCTGGCAGGACTCCGAGGCGGAAACCATCCGCCTCGAAAACCAGTGGACCCGGCAAAGTATCGAATTCCTAAGGAGCAAGTGA
- a CDS encoding dihydroxyacetone kinase family protein: MTRLFNDPSAFADEMIEGFVASHQRWVKRVSGGVVRNTRSTPDTVALVIGGGSGHYPAFAGLVGQGLANGAAMGNLFASPSAQQVYNVAKAANNGAGVLLGYGNYAGDVLHFTQAQEKLIREGIDCRSIAVTDDVSSAPLEEHTKRRGIAGDLTVFKVAAAAAEAGYGMDQVVEIAERANHRTRSFGVAFTGCTLPGAETPLFSVPEGRMAVGMGIHGEPGIGETDIPTADELAELLVAKLLTEVPDGVAAAGTSTGARVVPILNGLGGVKYEELFVVYRRVAQLLAEAGLEAVDPQVGELVTSFDMAGTSLTLFWLDDELETLWNAPADAPAFRRGAVSAEALQASDGSEAADVELSIPEATAESRAGAARVLAALGAAKDVVEANAAELGRIDAVAGDGDHGIGMERGVRAAVEAAADAVARGAGAATTLYFAADAWADKAGGTSGALWGMALRAVGNAVGDKTAPDAGAVATGVAGAAAAIMKFGKAKVGDKTLVDVLVPFRDVLAAGVDGGKSLADAWDAAATAAQQAAEDTANLLPLIGRARPHAEKSLGTPDAGAVSMALIVRAIHNTLNQNNNTAYNTIKENA; encoded by the coding sequence ATGACCCGCCTGTTCAACGACCCCTCAGCCTTCGCTGACGAAATGATCGAAGGCTTCGTCGCCTCCCACCAGCGCTGGGTCAAGCGCGTGTCCGGCGGTGTTGTCCGCAACACCAGGAGCACCCCGGACACCGTGGCCCTGGTGATCGGCGGCGGCTCCGGGCACTACCCCGCCTTCGCCGGACTCGTGGGCCAGGGCCTGGCGAACGGCGCCGCCATGGGCAACCTGTTCGCCTCGCCATCGGCGCAGCAGGTTTATAACGTGGCCAAGGCGGCCAACAACGGCGCAGGCGTGCTGCTGGGCTACGGCAACTACGCCGGCGACGTCCTGCACTTCACCCAGGCCCAGGAAAAGCTGATCAGGGAAGGTATCGACTGCCGCAGCATCGCCGTCACCGACGACGTCTCCTCCGCCCCGCTCGAGGAACATACCAAGCGCCGCGGCATTGCCGGGGACCTGACGGTGTTCAAGGTGGCCGCCGCGGCCGCGGAGGCCGGCTACGGCATGGACCAGGTGGTGGAGATCGCCGAACGCGCCAACCACCGCACCCGTTCCTTCGGCGTCGCCTTCACCGGCTGCACCCTCCCGGGCGCCGAAACGCCGCTGTTCTCCGTCCCTGAGGGCCGGATGGCAGTCGGCATGGGCATCCACGGCGAGCCGGGCATCGGGGAAACGGACATTCCGACGGCGGATGAACTCGCCGAGTTGCTCGTGGCCAAGCTCCTGACTGAGGTGCCGGATGGAGTCGCGGCCGCAGGAACCAGCACAGGGGCCCGTGTGGTTCCCATCCTCAACGGCCTGGGCGGCGTGAAGTACGAGGAGCTCTTCGTGGTCTACCGCCGCGTGGCCCAGCTCCTGGCCGAAGCAGGACTGGAAGCGGTGGATCCGCAGGTGGGCGAATTGGTCACCAGCTTCGACATGGCCGGCACTTCCCTGACCCTCTTCTGGCTCGACGACGAGCTCGAGACCCTCTGGAACGCCCCCGCCGATGCCCCGGCCTTCCGCCGCGGCGCCGTCAGCGCCGAAGCCCTGCAGGCAAGTGACGGAAGCGAGGCGGCCGACGTCGAACTTTCCATCCCCGAAGCGACCGCCGAGTCCCGCGCCGGCGCCGCCCGTGTCCTGGCAGCGCTCGGCGCCGCCAAGGACGTGGTGGAAGCCAACGCCGCGGAACTGGGCCGCATTGATGCGGTCGCCGGCGATGGCGATCATGGCATCGGCATGGAGCGCGGTGTCCGTGCCGCCGTGGAAGCCGCGGCAGACGCCGTCGCCCGCGGTGCCGGGGCTGCCACCACCCTGTACTTCGCCGCCGACGCCTGGGCGGACAAAGCCGGCGGAACCTCCGGCGCCCTGTGGGGAATGGCCCTCCGCGCCGTGGGCAACGCTGTTGGGGACAAGACAGCTCCCGACGCCGGTGCTGTCGCCACCGGCGTGGCCGGTGCGGCCGCGGCAATCATGAAGTTCGGCAAGGCCAAGGTGGGTGACAAGACGCTGGTGGACGTGCTGGTCCCGTTCCGCGATGTCCTGGCTGCTGGCGTGGACGGCGGGAAGTCCCTGGCCGATGCCTGGGACGCTGCCGCCACCGCGGCCCAGCAGGCTGCCGAGGACACCGCCAACCTGCTCCCCCTCATAGGCCGCGCCCGCCCGCACGCGGAGAAGAGCCTGGGCACCCCGGATGCCGGCGCCGTCTCCATGGCCCTGATTGTCCGGGCCATCCACAACACCCTCAACCAGAACAACAACACCGCGTACAACACCATCAAGGAGAACGCATGA
- a CDS encoding ribose-5-phosphate isomerase: MSTKLRLVIGADDAGFDYKEALKADLEASELVESVTDVGVDATSHTPYPSVAIAAAELIAAGKADRALLVCGTGLGVAIAANKVPGVRAVTAHDSFSVERAILSNNAQVLTFGQRVVGLELARRLAREWLTYTFDETSASAEKVSLIKDYEGVTSC; this comes from the coding sequence ATGAGCACCAAACTCCGCCTGGTCATTGGAGCCGACGACGCCGGCTTCGACTACAAGGAAGCCCTCAAGGCTGACCTGGAAGCCTCCGAACTGGTCGAATCCGTGACCGACGTGGGGGTGGACGCCACCAGCCACACCCCCTACCCGTCCGTAGCCATCGCCGCCGCAGAGCTCATCGCCGCCGGCAAGGCCGACCGCGCCCTGCTGGTCTGCGGCACCGGACTCGGCGTGGCCATCGCCGCGAACAAGGTCCCCGGCGTCCGCGCCGTCACCGCGCACGACAGCTTCTCCGTTGAACGCGCCATCCTGTCCAACAACGCCCAGGTCCTCACTTTCGGCCAGCGCGTGGTCGGCCTGGAGCTCGCCCGCCGCCTGGCCAGGGAATGGCTCACCTACACCTTCGATGAAACCTCCGCCTCGGCAGAGAAGGTCTCCCTGATTAAGGACTATGAGGGTGTCACTTCCTGCTAA
- a CDS encoding MFS transporter: protein MDTTQSVVEKSAIRKVAVRLVPFVALMFFINYLDRTAISFAGPNGMNKDLALNAAQFGFASGVFFIGYILLEIPSNLALHKFGARRWLARIMVSWGIVSLLFTWVANVEQLYILRFILGVAEAGFFPGAILFLSLWVPARHRSKILALFYLAQPLTTVIGAPLAGILIQQHGLFGLEGWRVMFLGVAIPAILIGIISWFYLADSPAKAKWLTAEEKTWLTGALEKEKNERAAGNKHVSVRTVFGNGRVWMLSLIYFGFIYGLYALGFFLPTIISGFEGIYGTKFDVFQKGLITAIPYLPAAFALYFWSKDATKRGVKTWHIAVPALVGGLSIPLALFAGSPAATIAVITITAMAIFAALPNFWTVPTQFLTGAAAAAGIALINTVGNLAGFSAGYITGWLKDWTGDYIVPMFVVGGFMLLSAVLMVALSRSGRTAEGVRAEALDPAGAGQHAEP from the coding sequence GTGGACACCACACAATCGGTGGTCGAAAAATCCGCAATCAGGAAAGTGGCGGTCCGGCTTGTGCCGTTCGTCGCCCTGATGTTCTTCATCAACTACCTCGACCGCACCGCCATCTCTTTTGCCGGGCCCAATGGCATGAACAAGGACCTGGCCCTGAACGCCGCGCAGTTCGGCTTCGCGTCCGGGGTCTTCTTCATCGGCTACATCCTTCTTGAGATCCCCTCCAACCTGGCCCTGCACAAGTTCGGCGCCCGCCGCTGGCTGGCCCGCATCATGGTCAGCTGGGGCATCGTCTCGCTGCTGTTCACCTGGGTAGCCAACGTTGAGCAGCTTTACATCCTGCGCTTCATCCTGGGCGTAGCCGAGGCCGGCTTCTTCCCCGGCGCCATCCTCTTCCTCAGCCTCTGGGTTCCCGCCCGGCACCGCAGCAAGATCCTGGCCCTGTTCTACCTGGCCCAGCCGCTGACCACCGTCATCGGCGCACCCCTGGCCGGCATCCTGATCCAGCAGCACGGCCTCTTCGGACTCGAAGGCTGGCGCGTCATGTTCCTCGGCGTTGCCATCCCCGCCATCCTCATCGGCATCATTTCCTGGTTCTACCTGGCCGATTCCCCCGCCAAGGCCAAGTGGCTCACCGCCGAGGAAAAAACGTGGCTGACCGGCGCCCTGGAGAAGGAAAAGAACGAAAGGGCCGCGGGCAACAAGCACGTCAGCGTCCGCACCGTCTTCGGCAACGGCCGCGTGTGGATGCTTTCCCTGATCTACTTCGGCTTCATCTACGGCCTCTACGCCCTCGGTTTCTTCCTGCCGACCATCATCTCCGGCTTCGAAGGCATCTACGGCACCAAGTTCGATGTGTTCCAGAAGGGCCTGATCACCGCCATCCCGTACCTGCCGGCAGCCTTCGCGCTGTACTTCTGGTCCAAGGACGCCACCAAGCGCGGCGTCAAGACCTGGCACATCGCCGTCCCCGCCCTGGTGGGTGGACTGAGCATCCCGCTGGCACTGTTCGCAGGCTCCCCCGCGGCCACCATCGCCGTCATCACCATCACGGCCATGGCAATCTTCGCGGCCCTGCCCAACTTCTGGACAGTCCCCACCCAGTTCCTGACCGGCGCGGCAGCAGCGGCCGGCATCGCCCTGATCAACACGGTCGGCAACTTGGCAGGCTTCAGCGCCGGCTACATCACCGGCTGGCTCAAGGACTGGACCGGCGACTACATTGTGCCCATGTTCGTAGTGGGCGGCTTCATGCTCCTCTCAGCCGTCCTGATGGTCGCCCTCAGCCGCTCCGGCCGCACGGCCGAGGGCGTCCGGGCCGAGGCCCTGGATCCCGCCGGCGCCGGGCAGCACGCCGAACCCTAA